In the Nothobranchius furzeri strain GRZ-AD chromosome 15, NfurGRZ-RIMD1, whole genome shotgun sequence genome, one interval contains:
- the nt5dc2 gene encoding 5'-nucleotidase domain-containing protein 2: MALKTAGTALSRTLWARGNRTPPLGRSPRANRFSSTCRALGAAEQGDKSDAPGQSGEGEPPHKSPSADKKRLKEAVGAPGGTGVRRRSFTSNAAPMDQTSYLWTRYNDMKRLVYDLIPPGACKSLNSTVIYANNEVNLSEVDIYGFDYDYTLAQYSSTLNTLIYNTARSFLVEHFKYPKDIGKYDYIPNFAVRGLHYDIQKGLLMKIDAFHYIEPGTVYRGLSPVPDEEVLQLYGGTFHVPLQQDSGFYGKGPKVKQFMDIFSIPEMTLLAVANDFFNTNDIDYDPVHLFKDVSEAIGMVHLKGFMYKWVMQDLDKFILRAKETDSVLHRLVGHGKKLFLITNSPFSFVDKGMTHMVGQNWRDFFDVVIVQADKPHFFTDCIKPFRRLDGNGDLQWEKINSLDKGQIYKQGNLFDFLRLTGWRGSKVLYFGDHLYSDLADLMLRHGWRTAAIVPELDHETKVVSAHQYAVTLTWLQALTGLMERLQVHRDPRSKKVFDEWQKEREELRVMTKNLFNPQFGSIFRTCHNPTYFSRRLSRFSDIYMASLSCLLNYDLSYTFYPRRTPLQHEAPLWMDQLCTGCMKTPHLEDMSHIR; this comes from the exons ATGGCTCTGAAAACTGCGGGAACCGCGCTGTCCCGCACCTTGTGGGCCAGGGGCAACCGCACCCCTCCTCTGGGACGGTCCCCGAGGGCGAACCGATTCTCCAGCACGTGCAGGGCGCTGGGAGCGGCCGAGCAGGGGGACAAAAGCGACGCGCCAGGGCAAAGTGGCGAGGGAGAGCCCCCACACAAGAGCCCGTCTGCGGACAAGAAGCGGCTGAAGGAGGCGGTGGGGGCCCCGGGGGGCACGGGAGTCAGGAGGCGCTCGTTCACCTCCAACGCCGCGCCGATGGACCAGACGTCCTATCTGTGGACGCGATACAACGACATGAAGCGGCTTGTTTACG ACCTGATCCCACCAGGGGCGTGTAAAAGCCTCAACTCCACGGTCATCTACGCCAACAACGAGGTCAACCTGTCCGAGGTGGACATCTATGGCTTCGACTACGACTACACTCTGGCTCAGTACTCCAGCACTCTCAACACGCTGATCTACAACACAGCCAGGAGCTTCCTGGTCGAGCATTTTAAG TACCCCAAAGACATCGGTAAATACGACTACATCCCCAACTTCGCGGTGCGGGGTCTTCACTACGACATCCAAAAG GGTCTCTTGATGAAAATCGATGCCTTTCATTACATTGAGCCAGGAACAGTGTACCG GGGTCTGAGTCCAGTTCCTGACGAGGAGGTCCTTCAGCTGTATGGGGGCACCTTCCACGTCCCCCTCCAGCAGGACAGCGGCTTCTATGGAAAG GGgccaaaggtgaagcagttcatgGATATTTTCTCCATCCCTGAGATGACCCTCCTGGCTGTGGCCAACGACTTTTTCAACACCAACGACATCGACTACGATCCAGTTCACCTTTTCAAAGATGTGTCT GAAGCCATCGGCATGGTTCACCTGAAGGGCTTCATGTACAAGTGGGTCATGCAGGATCTTG ACAAGTTCATCCTGAGGGCCAAAGAGACGGATTCTGTTCTGCATCGACTGGTCGGTCATGGAAAGAAGCTTTTCCTCATCACCAACAGCCCCTTCAGCTTCGT GGATAAAGGGATGACGCACATGGTGGGGCAAAACTGGAGAGACTTCTTCGACGTCGTAATCGTGCAGGCAGACAAGCCGCACTTTTTCACCGATTGTATTAA ACCTTTTAGGCGCTTGGATGGAAACGGAGACCTTCAGTGGGAGAAGATCAACAGCCTGGACAAGGGACAGATTTACAAACAG GGGAACTTGTTTGACTTCCTGAGGCTGACGGGCTGGAGGGGATCAAAGGTTCTCTACTTTGGAGATCATCTTTACAGCGATTTGGCT GACCTGATGCTGCGACACGGCTGGAGAACGGCAGCCATCGTCCCCGAGCTGGATCATGAGACCAAGGTGGTGAGCGCTCACCAGTACGCGGTGACCCTCACCTGGCTGCAGGCTTTAACCGGCCTGATGGAGCGCCTTCAG GTACACCGAGACCCACGGTCCAAAAAGGTGTTTGATGAGTGGCAGAAAGAAAGAGAAGAGCTGCG ggtGATGACCAAGAACCTGTTCAACCCCCAGTTTGGCAGCATCTTCAGAACCTGCCATAACCCCACGTACTTCTCCAGGCGCCTGAGTCGGTTCTCGGACATCTACATGGCCTCGCTGAGCTGCCTGTTGAACTACGACCTGTCGTACACCTTCTACCCCCGCCGCACCCCGCTGCAGCACGAAGCCCCACTGTGGATGGATCAGCTGTGCACGGGCTGCATGAAGACGCCTCACTTAGAAGATATGTCGCACATACGATAG